In Nocardioides bizhenqiangii, the DNA window GCCAACCAGCAGCGGGTGCTCGACGTCCTCCGGACGGCCGCCCCCGGCACCCACGATCCCGACGCGGGGGGACGGCCGGCGGCGTTCACCCAGGCCGAGCTGGCACGCGAGACCGGCCTCGCGCGCGCCACCATCTCCAACATCGTCCGCGAGCTCAGCGCCGCCGGGCTGGTCGACAGCGAGGCCGGGAGCGGGCGCCGCGGATCCGCGGTCAGCATCTCGCCCGCGGCCGGGGTCGTCGCCGGCGTCGACTTCGGCCACAGCCACCTCGCCGTCGCCATCGGCGACCTGACCGGCCACGTCCTCGCCGAGGAGCGTCGCAACCTGGCCACGGCACTCGAGCACGAGGAGGCGCTGGAGCTCGCCGCCGAGCTCATCGACAGCATGCGGCCCACCGGCAGCGCCCTGCGGCACATCGGCATGGGCCTTCCGGCCCCGGTGACGGACGACGTGATCCGCACGCCCGCGATCTTCCCGGGCTGGCGCGACGTCGACGCCGCCAGCGCCGCCGCCGAGGTCCTCGGCGCCCCAGTCGACGTCGAGAACGACGCCAACCTCGGCGCGCTCGCCGAGCACCGCTGCGGCGTCGGCCGCGGCCAGGACAGCTCGGTGTTCGTCAAGATCTCCTCCGGCGTCGGCGCCGGCATCATCATCAACAACAAGCTGTTCCACGGCTCGGGCGGCACCGCCGGCGAGATCGGCCACCTCACCCTCGACGAGCAGGGACCCATGTGCCGGTGCGGCAGCCGCGGCTGTCTCGAGGCCTACACGTCGGTCGGAGCGGTGACCGCGATGATCGCGAGCCAGTACCCGCACGCCAGCCTCGACGACATCGTCCGGGCCGCGGACGACGGCGACGTCTCCACCCGGCGGGCGCTCGAGGACGCCGGGCTCCACCTGGGCTGGGGCCTTGCCACGATCGTCAACCTGCTGAACCCGTCGGTGATCGTGGTCGGCGGTGACATGGCGCGGGCGGGTGAGCTGCTGCTCGAGCCGGCCCGGATCGGCCTTCGCCGCCATGCCCTCGACGCGGTCGCACAGACGCCGGTGCTCGCGAGCGCGCTCGGCGAACGGGCCAGCCTCGTGGGCGCCGTGCTCCTGGCCGCGGAGCGCACCGAGCTCCTCGTCGCCTGACACCTTTGGTCTCGAGGCTCGGCCGCGGGTGGCCGCGCACCTCAACCAGCGGCGGACCTGGGTCGCTCGCGCGCCCTGCGGCGCTGACGCCACGCCTTGAACCGGCGCCACCCGCTGCGGATCAGCCGGATCGCGAAGTACAGGACGACGAGACCGACCAGCAGCAGCACGCCCGCGATGGCCGCGGCGATGTAGGGGTGCTCGATCGCGAACCACACGAGGGCGAGCACGACGACGTCCTCCCCGATGCTGAGTGCGATGTTGCTGGCCGGCTCGGGACTGGTGTTGACCGCGAGCCGGCTGCCCGCCTTCACCGCGTGTGACGCGAGCGCGCTGGCTCCGCCCACGGATCCTCCGAGCAGACCGCTGATCTCGGTCGAGTCGCCGGCAAGCAGGACGCCGATCGTCCCGCCGACCAGGGGTCGGATCACCGTGGAGATCACGTCCCACGCGGAGTCGACGTACGGCACCTTGTCGGCGACGAACTCGAATGCGTACATCAGGGCGGCGACCGTGAGCACCTCCCACGACCCGAGCTCGTCGGGGATCTGCGCGAAGTCGGAGACCCGGTCGGCGATGCCGAGCACGAGCACGACCAGGTAGGCGTTGACGCCGCTGGCCCACCCGCTCGAGAAGGTCAGGGCAAGGGACTCCACGGCCGAAGGCTAGCCCGATCCGAGGCGCCGGATCAGCCCCTGCTGGCAAGCCGTCTGCCGGGCCTGGTCCCGGGTACCCATCCAGGATGACCAGCGACGACGTGACCCCCGACCCGCAACCCGAGACCGAGAGCTACGGCGAGTACAGCGTCGACGACGAGGACCAGCTGCAGCCTCAGGACACCCTCGCCGACCCCGACGTCGACGACGCCCTGGATCGCGGCTACTCCCCTCCCGAGAAGTACTCGGCGGCCCAGGGCTTCGGCAACACGCCTGCCGAGGAGGCGCAGGGAGAGACCCTCGAGATGCGGATCGCCCAGGAGGAGCCGGAGCCGGATCCCTACCTGGAAGCGGAGGAGCGCTCGGACGCCCTGGCCGGCGACGAGGACGACGACCACGAGGTCGGCGACGACCGCGCCGGCCGGCTCGTGGCGCCCGACGAGGGCGCGCACGAGGACACCGAGGCCGGCCTGGTCGGCACCGACGTCGGCATCGACGGCGCCGCAGCGAGCGCCGAGGAGGCAGCCGTCCACGTCATCCCCGACGACGAGGTGTAGGACCGGTCCCAGCGGCACCGGCCGGACGCCGAGGGTCTGCGATCCCGGCGCCCGGGTACCTCCTTCACCGGCGGATCAGCGCGATCTGTCAGTGAAGAGGGAGGGATTTGAGGATGTTCTCACTCATTCTGTGGATTCTCGCGGTGATTCTGGTCGTCGCCGGAATCATCGGCCTAATCCGTGGCGAGGTCCTCTGGGGCATCTTGCTCATCATCGTCGGGCTGCTCGTCGGCCCCGGCGGAGTCAGCCTGTTCACCTGACGTCGATCCACACCAGGCGGTGGTCGGAGGTCGGGAACGGGAACCTCCCCGTCAGCCGGTAGAGCGGATCCGTCGTCGTCGGCCAGAACACGCCGGCGTCGACGGTCCGCAACCGGTGACGTGACGGCAGCACGTAGTCCACGCGCAGGTTGCCCGGCGCCGTGTCCGCGAAGTCGGCGGTGTCGTAAGCCGGATCACCCTCGTGGGTCAGGTTCGCCCCACCCTGGATCGCACTCGCCTCGGGACCGCCGGCGGACGACGGCCCCGTGGCCTCGATGCGCGGGTGGTCGAGCAACTGGAGGATCGCGTCGTCGACCGAGTCGCCGTCATGCGGATCGGCGTTCTGGTCACCCGCGATCACGAACGGCGTGCCGGGCTTGAGGCCGCCGTACCGTCCCTCGTCGTCGTAGATGTACGCCGAGCTCCTGCGATTGCCGACGTAGTCGGCCCAGAACCGGATCTCGTCGTGGTTGCGGAGGCCGTTGCGGTCCTCGACGCCGTCGAAGGTGGGCGGCGTCGGGTGCGAGACCAGGAAGTGGACGGTGCGCTTGCCGATCCTGATCGGCAGGTCCCAGTGCGACTTCGAGGACAACCGGAAGACCGCCTGCTCCTCCGGTGTGTACCAGTCGGCGGGCGCCGACGTCGCCGGGTCGTCCGGGAGCAGCGCGCCCGGCATGTCCTTCCACAGGAAGTGCTGGAACGTCCGCGCGCGATCCGCGTCGATGGGGTACTTGGAGTAGACGACCATGCCGTACTGACCGGGGAACCAGCCGAACCCGAACGAGTCGTCGCCGTACGCGTTGGTGCCCTGCGGTCCGCCGACCTGCCCGTTGTTGTTGAGGTCGAAGCCACTGGGGATCCCGGTGTTGGAGGGCGCGATGAACGCATAGGGGTACTCGATCGGCTCCGCGCCGTTCTGCCCGATCTCGAGGTAGTTGTCGCGGAACAGGTCGACGGCCTCGGGCGCGTAGTCGAACTCGTTGATGAGCACCACGTCGGGGTCGACCCGCTGGATCGTCTCGGCGACGTTGCGGGCCTGCTGGTTGTCGGGAGTCGACAGGTCGGCCACCAGCTGGCCGGCGGCGTTGCGGTTGAGGGAGGCGTTGAACGTCGCGAACCGGACGGGCTCCTTGGAGCTCTGACCCCGGTCGGAGTCGGCGTTCGCCGACGAGGTCGGCAGAGCCAGAGTGGCGGCAGTCAGAGCCGCGACGGCGGCGGAAGCGATCAGAGCAGGTGTACGGCGCACGGCGACCTCCCGAGCGGGACGATGAAGCGGACCTCCCGACCCTAGGTCGACTTCCGCCGCAGCGCCACGGCACGACCGGTGAAGGTTCGGTGAACCCCAGCGAGGACGATGCGTGCGCTGGTCACGAACGCGCTCGGCGACGTGGCGGCCGGGGTACCAGCATCGGCACCCGGTCGATGACGTCCTGGTACGACGGGCGCCGCTCCAGGCTGCGCGCCTCCATCATGGGGATGCTGGCGCCGAGGAACATCGCGAGCATCGCCGCCGTACCGGCGAGGAGCCACCACCAGTCGCCCGGCGACGCGGCGATCCCGAACAGCGCGAGCGCGAACCAGAAGCTGATCTCGCCGAAGTAGTTGGGGTGCCGGGACCAGCCCCACAGCCCGCGGTCCATCGCCTCGCCCGGCCGGCGGTCCCGGACGAACCGGCGCATCTGCCCGTCGGCGACCAGCTCGAGCGCGACTGCCCCGACACCGACGACCAGGGCGACGCCGTCCAGCCAGCCGAGGTCACGGCCGGGCCGCGCGACCGCGACGTAGACCGGCACCGTGCCCAGGAAGGTCTGGAAGGTCGGGATCAGGTGGATCGCGAAGAAGTCGACCGGCAGCTCGAGCCTGCCGGCGCGGTCGCGCAGCATCGGGTAGCGCCAGTCCTCGTGGTGCAACCCCGGGAAGCCGGTCACCCAGTTGGCGGTCAGCCGGACTGCCCACAGGAAGACGACGCCGAGCACCAGCAGGGTCCGTACGTCGTCGCCGGCGCCGTCGCTCGCGATCAGCCAGTAGACCGCCAGGTACGGCGGCAGCACGCTCCAGTAGGGGTCGTAGAAGCTCGAGTTGTGGTGCCACCGGCTCGCCGCGAAGACCACGACGGTGGCGATGACGTCGGCGACGAGCGCGTCGAGCCAGAGCCGTCCGGTGTCGGGCCCCCAGGTCAGCCAGGCGGTCGCGGCACCGAACGCCAGGAGGTAGGCCACGGTGACGCGCGTCATCGACTCGGCCTTGCCCACCCGAGGAGGGTAGTGGAACGTGTTCTAGTTTTTCGACGTTCTCGCGCTCGCCTGACCGGCCGCCCACGTGACCAGGTCGCGCGCCGGACCTTCTGGCGGGTGGGCGCCGCCCCGCCACACCGCGTGGAGGCGACGGGTGAGGTCGAGGCCGGCGACGTTGATCCGGACCAGCCGGCCGGTCGTGAGGTCGTCCTTGATCGCGTGCGCTCCGAGGGCGGCGGGACCGGCGCCGGCCGCGACCGCGGACCGGACGGCCGCGGTGCTCGACAGCTCGAGGGCGGGCGGTGCTGTCGGCAGCCCTTCGAGCGCCCGCTCGAGGACGGTGCGGGTGCCGGAGCCGGGCTCTCGTACGACGAGCGGTGTCGCGGCCAGCGTCGTGGCGGTGACCCGGCGGCTGGACCGTGCGGCCCACGCGTGCCCCGGCCCGACGACCACGACGAGGGTGTCGGTCCCGACCAGCCGGTGGCGCAGGTCCTCGGGTGCGTCGGGTCCCTCGACGAACCCCAGGTCGACCTCACCGGCTGTCACGAGTGCGGCCACCCGCTGGCTGTTGGTCGCCGTCATGGTGACCTCGGTCGGCGTCCGCCCGAGCTGCGCCTGCCGGGCGCGAAGGGCCACCAGCCAGCCGGGGAGGAGGTGCTCCGCGATCGTGAGGCTCGCGGCGACGCTGAGCCGGCCACGCCGATCGGCCCGTAGCGCGGCGATCCCGGCGTCGAGCTGCTCGGCCGCCTCGAGGACCCCGGTCGACCACTGCACGAGCAGCTCACCGGTCGGAGTCAGTGCCGACCCGCGCCGCGACCGGTCCAGCAGCGGCGCGCCGATCAGCGACTCCATGGTGCGCACGCGCGACGAAGCGGCCTGCTGGGTGATGCCGAGCTCGGCGGCGGCCGCGCTCAGGCTCCCGGTGTGGGACACGACGACGAGCAGCTCGAGCGCGCGCAGCTCCGGCACGTGGGATCCCAACACAGGTCACAAGGCTACGTTGTGACGCCACAACCACAACCTCGTTCTGTGATGCGAGATTCGTCTCCAGAATCGAGGACATGACCCCCACCTCTCCGACCAAGCTGCGCGTTGCGATCGTCGGCGGCGGCCCGGCCGGCATCTACGCCGCCGACATCCTGACCAAGGCCGACGTCGACGTCTCGGTCGACATCCTCGAGCGGCTGCCCGCGCCGTTCGGACTGGTCCGTTACGGGGTCGCACCCGACCACCCGCGGATCAAGGAGATCGTCAAGGCGCTCCAGCGGGTGCTCGCCAAGCCTGACGTGCGGCTGCTCGGCAACGTCGAGTACGGAGTCGACGTCAAGCTCGAGGACCTGCGCGCCTACTACGACGCCGTCGTCATCGCCACCGGAGCGAGGGCCGACCGCGACCTCGGTATCCCCGGCGAGGAGCACTCCCACGG includes these proteins:
- a CDS encoding LysR family transcriptional regulator — translated: MLGSHVPELRALELLVVVSHTGSLSAAAAELGITQQAASSRVRTMESLIGAPLLDRSRRGSALTPTGELLVQWSTGVLEAAEQLDAGIAALRADRRGRLSVAASLTIAEHLLPGWLVALRARQAQLGRTPTEVTMTATNSQRVAALVTAGEVDLGFVEGPDAPEDLRHRLVGTDTLVVVVGPGHAWAARSSRRVTATTLAATPLVVREPGSGTRTVLERALEGLPTAPPALELSSTAAVRSAVAAGAGPAALGAHAIKDDLTTGRLVRINVAGLDLTRRLHAVWRGGAHPPEGPARDLVTWAAGQASARTSKN
- a CDS encoding endonuclease/exonuclease/phosphatase family protein yields the protein MRRTPALIASAAVAALTAATLALPTSSANADSDRGQSSKEPVRFATFNASLNRNAAGQLVADLSTPDNQQARNVAETIQRVDPDVVLINEFDYAPEAVDLFRDNYLEIGQNGAEPIEYPYAFIAPSNTGIPSGFDLNNNGQVGGPQGTNAYGDDSFGFGWFPGQYGMVVYSKYPIDADRARTFQHFLWKDMPGALLPDDPATSAPADWYTPEEQAVFRLSSKSHWDLPIRIGKRTVHFLVSHPTPPTFDGVEDRNGLRNHDEIRFWADYVGNRRSSAYIYDDEGRYGGLKPGTPFVIAGDQNADPHDGDSVDDAILQLLDHPRIEATGPSSAGGPEASAIQGGANLTHEGDPAYDTADFADTAPGNLRVDYVLPSRHRLRTVDAGVFWPTTTDPLYRLTGRFPFPTSDHRLVWIDVR
- a CDS encoding ROK family transcriptional regulator gives rise to the protein MPSAPGDSAPGSPASLRTANQQRVLDVLRTAAPGTHDPDAGGRPAAFTQAELARETGLARATISNIVRELSAAGLVDSEAGSGRRGSAVSISPAAGVVAGVDFGHSHLAVAIGDLTGHVLAEERRNLATALEHEEALELAAELIDSMRPTGSALRHIGMGLPAPVTDDVIRTPAIFPGWRDVDAASAAAEVLGAPVDVENDANLGALAEHRCGVGRGQDSSVFVKISSGVGAGIIINNKLFHGSGGTAGEIGHLTLDEQGPMCRCGSRGCLEAYTSVGAVTAMIASQYPHASLDDIVRAADDGDVSTRRALEDAGLHLGWGLATIVNLLNPSVIVVGGDMARAGELLLEPARIGLRRHALDAVAQTPVLASALGERASLVGAVLLAAERTELLVA
- a CDS encoding DUF5709 domain-containing protein; translated protein: MTSDDVTPDPQPETESYGEYSVDDEDQLQPQDTLADPDVDDALDRGYSPPEKYSAAQGFGNTPAEEAQGETLEMRIAQEEPEPDPYLEAEERSDALAGDEDDDHEVGDDRAGRLVAPDEGAHEDTEAGLVGTDVGIDGAAASAEEAAVHVIPDDEV
- a CDS encoding GPGG-motif small membrane protein; amino-acid sequence: MFSLILWILAVILVVAGIIGLIRGEVLWGILLIIVGLLVGPGGVSLFT
- a CDS encoding DUF1295 domain-containing protein, producing MGKAESMTRVTVAYLLAFGAATAWLTWGPDTGRLWLDALVADVIATVVVFAASRWHHNSSFYDPYWSVLPPYLAVYWLIASDGAGDDVRTLLVLGVVFLWAVRLTANWVTGFPGLHHEDWRYPMLRDRAGRLELPVDFFAIHLIPTFQTFLGTVPVYVAVARPGRDLGWLDGVALVVGVGAVALELVADGQMRRFVRDRRPGEAMDRGLWGWSRHPNYFGEISFWFALALFGIAASPGDWWWLLAGTAAMLAMFLGASIPMMEARSLERRPSYQDVIDRVPMLVPRPPRRRARS
- a CDS encoding DUF4126 domain-containing protein, whose product is MESLALTFSSGWASGVNAYLVVLVLGIADRVSDFAQIPDELGSWEVLTVAALMYAFEFVADKVPYVDSAWDVISTVIRPLVGGTIGVLLAGDSTEISGLLGGSVGGASALASHAVKAGSRLAVNTSPEPASNIALSIGEDVVVLALVWFAIEHPYIAAAIAGVLLLVGLVVLYFAIRLIRSGWRRFKAWRQRRRARERPRSAAG